One window from the genome of Cryptomeria japonica chromosome 6, Sugi_1.0, whole genome shotgun sequence encodes:
- the LOC131053717 gene encoding cyclin-dependent kinase G-2 isoform X2 has product MAAGRHGGRRDDEFRDRDSFFVKEMEDNERGRNRDGDRHRDREWENDRVRDRSRDYRPSRARHREKDHRDRNGVYASGYSSSPPRVQGDNNYSHGQASHSKDVEREPGELSSGSVSEDGGGGSWVADHGPGFDAGLGFQSSQSVEVEVRKREQMNSSPPPVQKKRKYSPIVWDLEEKPASPATAQARMVSNNLGSSSAVDGVVFSKVSPTKLPPPPPLPPSLLANSTRPGELMYLNAKITTSPGNRGTTEGSGSRVGAAVAPLKSNSPNKSAGRLFESKGCTPPFLYGGFEDSVSPPSPNRSVPGNDGNEKVDGTSVSYIPMQERRLSSLSEEEREPGQLPDSPKQLEDEEESYLPPTRYISTSRWAEEYNSPRDLKSEDEGLGKRKKQSSSMDSEEGRYSSERSGMNKQGSGQSISPEPGEYTGERLGSSRGKSRSSDEEMGQVVGERDNEKVVRGDELYDQELNERELMDLENSNDSEDVNHDQRPQSESEDEPDSAVPVEPPVPPLRTIDMLQGCRSVDEFERLNKIDEGTYGVVYRAKNKKTGEIVALKKVKMEKEREGFPLTSLREINVLLSFHHPSVVDVKEVVVGSNLDSIFMVMEYMEHDLKGLMETMKQPYSQSEVKCLMLQLFEGVKYLHDNWVLHRAPELLLGAKQYSTAIDMWSLGCIMAELLAKEPLFSGKSEIDQLDKIFRTLGTPNEKIWPDFVNLPGVKRNFLKQPYNKLRDKFPPTSFSGRPTLSESGFDLLNRLLTYDPNKRITAEEALKHEWFREVPLPKSKEFMPTFPARNDHDRRMRRILKSPDPLEEQRRKELRQGELGAGGLFC; this is encoded by the exons ATGGCGGCCGGCAGGCATGGCGGCCGCAGAGACGATGAATTCAGGGACAGGGATTCGTTTTTTGTTAAAGAAATGGAGGACAATGAACGGGGCAGGAATCGAGACGGGGACCGCCACCGTGACAGGGAGTGGGAAAATGATAGGGTTAGGGACCGCTCGAGGGACTACAGGCCTTCTAGGGCTCGGCACAGGGAAAAGGATCACAGGGATCGGAACGGGGTTTATGCCTCTGGATACTCTTCCTCGCCGCCTCGTGTTCAGGGTGATAACAATTATAGCCACGGTCAGGCGAGCCACAGCAAGGATGTGGAGAGGGAACCCGGGGAGCTTTCTAGCGGGAGTGTTTCCGAGGACGGCGGTGGTGGCTCTTGGGTTGCTGATCATGGCCCGGGATTTGATGCGGGGTTAGGGTTTCAGTCCAGTCAGTCTGTGGAAGTTGAAGTGCGCAAGCGCGAACAGATGAATAGTAGTCCTCCTCCTGTTCAGAAAAAAAGGAAATATTCTCCAATTGTTTGGGATTTAGAAGAGAAGCCCGCCTCCCCGGCCACTGCGCAGGCGAGGATGGTGAGTAATAATTTAGGGTCCTCTAGTGCTGTAGATGGTGTCGTTTTTTCTAAGGTAAGCCCAACTAAACTTCCTCCGCCCCCTCCGTTACCCCCCTCACTTTTAGCAAATTCTACTCGCCCTGGAGAATTAATGTATCTCAATGCCAAAATTACAACTTCTCCCGGAAACAGGGGCACCACTGAGGGTTCTGGATCAAGAGTAGGAGCTGCTGTTGCCCCCTTAAAAAGCAATTCTCCTAACAAGTCAGCGGGTAGATTATTTGAATCCAAAGGATGTACACCTCCATTCCTCTACGGAGGATTTGAAGATTCCGTTTCTCCCCCCTCACCCAATCGCAGTGTTCCAGGCAATGATGGCAATGAGAAAGTGGATGGTACTAGCGTTAGTTATATCCCCATGCAAGAGCGTCGGCTGTCATCATTGTCAGAGGAGGAAAGAGAGCCTGGGCAGTTGCCCGACAGCCCCAAGCAGCTTGAAGATGAGGAAGAGTCTTACCTCCCACCTACTCGCTATATTTCCACATCGCGGTGGGCAGAGGAGTACAATTCCCCCAGAGATTTGAAATCTGAGGATGAAGGACTAGGAAAGAGGAAAAAACAGTCCAGCAGCATGGACAGTGAAGAGGGAAGGTATTCATCTGAGCGTAGTGGCATGAACAAGCAGGGTAGTGGGCAGAGTATTTCCCCTGAACCTGGTGAATACACAGGGGAGAGATTGGGAAGTTCAAGAGGAAAATCAAGAAGTTCTGATGAAGAAATGGGACAAGTTGTTGGAGAGAGAGATAATGAGAAGGTTGTGAGAGGGGATGAACTTTATGATCAGGAGTTGAATGAGCGAGAGCTTATGGACTTGGAGAACAGTAATGATAGTGAAGATGTCAATCACGATCAACGACCTCAGTCAGAGTCAGAGGATGAACCTGATTCTGCTGTTCCAGTTGAGCCTCCTGTACCGCCGCTACGGACAATTGACATGTTACAGGGTTGCAGAAGTGTTGATGAATTTGAGAGGCTCAATAAGATCGATGAAGGTACTTATGGAGTTGTTTACAGGGCTAAGAATAAGAAAACTGGGGAAATAGTGGCTTTGAAAAAGGTAAAGATGGAAAAAGAGAGAGAGGGCTTTCCCTTAACTTCTCTGAGGGAGATAAATGTTTTGCTTTCCTTCCACCATCCATCTGTTGTTGATGTAAAGGAGGTAGTGGTAGGAAGCAACTTAGATAGCATATTTATGGTGATGGAATATATGGAACATGATCTAAAAGGACTTATGGAAACCATGAAACAACCCTACAGCCAGAGTGAAGTTAAGTGTCTGATGCTGCAGCTCTTTGAGGGTGTTAAATATCTTCATGACAATTGGGTACTGCACAG AGCTCCAGAGCTTCTATTGGGAGCAAAACAGTATTCAACAGCTATTGATATGTGGTCTCTTGGATGTATTATGGCGGAACTTTTGGCAAAGGAACCTTTGTTCAGTGGAAAAAGTGAAATTGATCAACTAGACAAG ATATTTAGGACTCTGGGGACTCCAAATGAAAAAATATGGCCAGATTTTGTCAATTTGCCAGGCGTGAAACGCAACTTTTTAAAGCAACC GTATAATAAACTTCGGGATAAATTTCCACCAACATCATTTTCTGGAAGGCCAACTCTATCAGAAAGTGGGTTTGATCTTTTGAATCGACTTCTTACATATGATCCCAACAAG CGAATAACAGCAGAGGAAGCGCTTAAGCATGAATGGTTCAGGGAAGTACCACTGCCAAAATCAAAAGAGTTTATGCCAACATTTCCAGCTCGAAATGATCATGATAG GCGAATGCGGAGGATTCTGAAGAGCCCAGATCCTTTAGAAGAGCAACGGAGAAAAGAGCTTCGGCAAGGTGAATTAGGTGCTGGTGGCTTGTTTTGCTGA
- the LOC131053717 gene encoding cyclin-dependent kinase G-2 isoform X1, giving the protein MAAGRHGGRRDDEFRDRDSFFVKEMEDNERGRNRDGDRHRDREWENDRVRDRSRDYRPSRARHREKDHRDRNGVYASGYSSSPPRVQGDNNYSHGQASHSKDVEREPGELSSGSVSEDGGGGSWVADHGPGFDAGLGFQSSQSVEVEVRKREQMNSSPPPVQKKRKYSPIVWDLEEKPASPATAQARMVSNNLGSSSAVDGVVFSKVSPTKLPPPPPLPPSLLANSTRPGELMYLNAKITTSPGNRGTTEGSGSRVGAAVAPLKSNSPNKSAGRLFESKGCTPPFLYGGFEDSVSPPSPNRSVPGNDGNEKVDGTSVSYIPMQERRLSSLSEEEREPGQLPDSPKQLEDEEESYLPPTRYISTSRWAEEYNSPRDLKSEDEGLGKRKKQSSSMDSEEGRYSSERSGMNKQGSGQSISPEPGEYTGERLGSSRGKSRSSDEEMGQVVGERDNEKVVRGDELYDQELNERELMDLENSNDSEDVNHDQRPQSESEDEPDSAVPVEPPVPPLRTIDMLQGCRSVDEFERLNKIDEGTYGVVYRAKNKKTGEIVALKKVKMEKEREGFPLTSLREINVLLSFHHPSVVDVKEVVVGSNLDSIFMVMEYMEHDLKGLMETMKQPYSQSEVKCLMLQLFEGVKYLHDNWVLHRDLKTSNLLLNNRGELKICDFGLARQYGSPLKPYTLMVVTLWYRAPELLLGAKQYSTAIDMWSLGCIMAELLAKEPLFSGKSEIDQLDKIFRTLGTPNEKIWPDFVNLPGVKRNFLKQPYNKLRDKFPPTSFSGRPTLSESGFDLLNRLLTYDPNKRITAEEALKHEWFREVPLPKSKEFMPTFPARNDHDRRMRRILKSPDPLEEQRRKELRQGELGAGGLFC; this is encoded by the exons ATGGCGGCCGGCAGGCATGGCGGCCGCAGAGACGATGAATTCAGGGACAGGGATTCGTTTTTTGTTAAAGAAATGGAGGACAATGAACGGGGCAGGAATCGAGACGGGGACCGCCACCGTGACAGGGAGTGGGAAAATGATAGGGTTAGGGACCGCTCGAGGGACTACAGGCCTTCTAGGGCTCGGCACAGGGAAAAGGATCACAGGGATCGGAACGGGGTTTATGCCTCTGGATACTCTTCCTCGCCGCCTCGTGTTCAGGGTGATAACAATTATAGCCACGGTCAGGCGAGCCACAGCAAGGATGTGGAGAGGGAACCCGGGGAGCTTTCTAGCGGGAGTGTTTCCGAGGACGGCGGTGGTGGCTCTTGGGTTGCTGATCATGGCCCGGGATTTGATGCGGGGTTAGGGTTTCAGTCCAGTCAGTCTGTGGAAGTTGAAGTGCGCAAGCGCGAACAGATGAATAGTAGTCCTCCTCCTGTTCAGAAAAAAAGGAAATATTCTCCAATTGTTTGGGATTTAGAAGAGAAGCCCGCCTCCCCGGCCACTGCGCAGGCGAGGATGGTGAGTAATAATTTAGGGTCCTCTAGTGCTGTAGATGGTGTCGTTTTTTCTAAGGTAAGCCCAACTAAACTTCCTCCGCCCCCTCCGTTACCCCCCTCACTTTTAGCAAATTCTACTCGCCCTGGAGAATTAATGTATCTCAATGCCAAAATTACAACTTCTCCCGGAAACAGGGGCACCACTGAGGGTTCTGGATCAAGAGTAGGAGCTGCTGTTGCCCCCTTAAAAAGCAATTCTCCTAACAAGTCAGCGGGTAGATTATTTGAATCCAAAGGATGTACACCTCCATTCCTCTACGGAGGATTTGAAGATTCCGTTTCTCCCCCCTCACCCAATCGCAGTGTTCCAGGCAATGATGGCAATGAGAAAGTGGATGGTACTAGCGTTAGTTATATCCCCATGCAAGAGCGTCGGCTGTCATCATTGTCAGAGGAGGAAAGAGAGCCTGGGCAGTTGCCCGACAGCCCCAAGCAGCTTGAAGATGAGGAAGAGTCTTACCTCCCACCTACTCGCTATATTTCCACATCGCGGTGGGCAGAGGAGTACAATTCCCCCAGAGATTTGAAATCTGAGGATGAAGGACTAGGAAAGAGGAAAAAACAGTCCAGCAGCATGGACAGTGAAGAGGGAAGGTATTCATCTGAGCGTAGTGGCATGAACAAGCAGGGTAGTGGGCAGAGTATTTCCCCTGAACCTGGTGAATACACAGGGGAGAGATTGGGAAGTTCAAGAGGAAAATCAAGAAGTTCTGATGAAGAAATGGGACAAGTTGTTGGAGAGAGAGATAATGAGAAGGTTGTGAGAGGGGATGAACTTTATGATCAGGAGTTGAATGAGCGAGAGCTTATGGACTTGGAGAACAGTAATGATAGTGAAGATGTCAATCACGATCAACGACCTCAGTCAGAGTCAGAGGATGAACCTGATTCTGCTGTTCCAGTTGAGCCTCCTGTACCGCCGCTACGGACAATTGACATGTTACAGGGTTGCAGAAGTGTTGATGAATTTGAGAGGCTCAATAAGATCGATGAAGGTACTTATGGAGTTGTTTACAGGGCTAAGAATAAGAAAACTGGGGAAATAGTGGCTTTGAAAAAGGTAAAGATGGAAAAAGAGAGAGAGGGCTTTCCCTTAACTTCTCTGAGGGAGATAAATGTTTTGCTTTCCTTCCACCATCCATCTGTTGTTGATGTAAAGGAGGTAGTGGTAGGAAGCAACTTAGATAGCATATTTATGGTGATGGAATATATGGAACATGATCTAAAAGGACTTATGGAAACCATGAAACAACCCTACAGCCAGAGTGAAGTTAAGTGTCTGATGCTGCAGCTCTTTGAGGGTGTTAAATATCTTCATGACAATTGGGTACTGCACAG GGACTTGAAAACGTCAAATCTTCTTTTAAACAATCGGGGTGAATTGAAGATTTGCGATTTTGGTTTGGCTCGTCAATATGGGAGTCCATTGAAACCTTACACCCTTATGGTGGTCACATTATGGTATAG AGCTCCAGAGCTTCTATTGGGAGCAAAACAGTATTCAACAGCTATTGATATGTGGTCTCTTGGATGTATTATGGCGGAACTTTTGGCAAAGGAACCTTTGTTCAGTGGAAAAAGTGAAATTGATCAACTAGACAAG ATATTTAGGACTCTGGGGACTCCAAATGAAAAAATATGGCCAGATTTTGTCAATTTGCCAGGCGTGAAACGCAACTTTTTAAAGCAACC GTATAATAAACTTCGGGATAAATTTCCACCAACATCATTTTCTGGAAGGCCAACTCTATCAGAAAGTGGGTTTGATCTTTTGAATCGACTTCTTACATATGATCCCAACAAG CGAATAACAGCAGAGGAAGCGCTTAAGCATGAATGGTTCAGGGAAGTACCACTGCCAAAATCAAAAGAGTTTATGCCAACATTTCCAGCTCGAAATGATCATGATAG GCGAATGCGGAGGATTCTGAAGAGCCCAGATCCTTTAGAAGAGCAACGGAGAAAAGAGCTTCGGCAAGGTGAATTAGGTGCTGGTGGCTTGTTTTGCTGA
- the LOC131053717 gene encoding cyclin-dependent kinase G-2 isoform X4, giving the protein MAAGRHGGRRDDEFRDRDSFFVKEMEDNERGRNRDGDRHRDREWENDRVRDRSRDYRPSRARHREKDHRDRNGVYASGYSSSPPRVQGDNNYSHGQASHSKDVEREPGELSSGSVSEDGGGGSWVADHGPGFDAGLGFQSSQSVEVEVRKREQMNSSPPPVQKKRKYSPIVWDLEEKPASPATAQARMVSNNLGSSSAVDGVVFSKVSPTKLPPPPPLPPSLLANSTRPGELMYLNAKITTSPGNRGTTEGSGSRVGAAVAPLKSNSPNKSAGRLFESKGCTPPFLYGGFEDSVSPPSPNRSVPGNDGNEKVDGTSVSYIPMQERRLSSLSEEEREPGQLPDSPKQLEDEEESYLPPTRYISTSRWAEEYNSPRDLKSEDEGLGKRKKQSSSMDSEEGRYSSERSGMNKQGSGQSISPEPGEYTGERLGSSRGKSRSSDEEMGQVVGERDNEKVVRGDELYDQELNERELMDLENSNDSEDVNHDQRPQSESEDEPDSAVPVEPPVPPLRTIDMLQGCRSVDEFERLNKIDEGTYGVVYRAKNKKTGEIVALKKVKMEKEREGFPLTSLREINVLLSFHHPSVVDVKEVVVGSNLDSIFMVMEYMEHDLKGLMETMKQPYSQSEVKCLMLQLFEGVKYLHDNWVLHRDLKTSNLLLNNRGELKICDFGLARQYGSPLKPYTLMVVTLWYRAPELLLGAKQYSTAIDMWSLGCIMAELLAKEPLFSGKSEIDQLDKIFRTLGTPNEKIWPDFVNLPGVKRNFLKQPYNKLRDKFPPTSFSGRPTLSETD; this is encoded by the exons ATGGCGGCCGGCAGGCATGGCGGCCGCAGAGACGATGAATTCAGGGACAGGGATTCGTTTTTTGTTAAAGAAATGGAGGACAATGAACGGGGCAGGAATCGAGACGGGGACCGCCACCGTGACAGGGAGTGGGAAAATGATAGGGTTAGGGACCGCTCGAGGGACTACAGGCCTTCTAGGGCTCGGCACAGGGAAAAGGATCACAGGGATCGGAACGGGGTTTATGCCTCTGGATACTCTTCCTCGCCGCCTCGTGTTCAGGGTGATAACAATTATAGCCACGGTCAGGCGAGCCACAGCAAGGATGTGGAGAGGGAACCCGGGGAGCTTTCTAGCGGGAGTGTTTCCGAGGACGGCGGTGGTGGCTCTTGGGTTGCTGATCATGGCCCGGGATTTGATGCGGGGTTAGGGTTTCAGTCCAGTCAGTCTGTGGAAGTTGAAGTGCGCAAGCGCGAACAGATGAATAGTAGTCCTCCTCCTGTTCAGAAAAAAAGGAAATATTCTCCAATTGTTTGGGATTTAGAAGAGAAGCCCGCCTCCCCGGCCACTGCGCAGGCGAGGATGGTGAGTAATAATTTAGGGTCCTCTAGTGCTGTAGATGGTGTCGTTTTTTCTAAGGTAAGCCCAACTAAACTTCCTCCGCCCCCTCCGTTACCCCCCTCACTTTTAGCAAATTCTACTCGCCCTGGAGAATTAATGTATCTCAATGCCAAAATTACAACTTCTCCCGGAAACAGGGGCACCACTGAGGGTTCTGGATCAAGAGTAGGAGCTGCTGTTGCCCCCTTAAAAAGCAATTCTCCTAACAAGTCAGCGGGTAGATTATTTGAATCCAAAGGATGTACACCTCCATTCCTCTACGGAGGATTTGAAGATTCCGTTTCTCCCCCCTCACCCAATCGCAGTGTTCCAGGCAATGATGGCAATGAGAAAGTGGATGGTACTAGCGTTAGTTATATCCCCATGCAAGAGCGTCGGCTGTCATCATTGTCAGAGGAGGAAAGAGAGCCTGGGCAGTTGCCCGACAGCCCCAAGCAGCTTGAAGATGAGGAAGAGTCTTACCTCCCACCTACTCGCTATATTTCCACATCGCGGTGGGCAGAGGAGTACAATTCCCCCAGAGATTTGAAATCTGAGGATGAAGGACTAGGAAAGAGGAAAAAACAGTCCAGCAGCATGGACAGTGAAGAGGGAAGGTATTCATCTGAGCGTAGTGGCATGAACAAGCAGGGTAGTGGGCAGAGTATTTCCCCTGAACCTGGTGAATACACAGGGGAGAGATTGGGAAGTTCAAGAGGAAAATCAAGAAGTTCTGATGAAGAAATGGGACAAGTTGTTGGAGAGAGAGATAATGAGAAGGTTGTGAGAGGGGATGAACTTTATGATCAGGAGTTGAATGAGCGAGAGCTTATGGACTTGGAGAACAGTAATGATAGTGAAGATGTCAATCACGATCAACGACCTCAGTCAGAGTCAGAGGATGAACCTGATTCTGCTGTTCCAGTTGAGCCTCCTGTACCGCCGCTACGGACAATTGACATGTTACAGGGTTGCAGAAGTGTTGATGAATTTGAGAGGCTCAATAAGATCGATGAAGGTACTTATGGAGTTGTTTACAGGGCTAAGAATAAGAAAACTGGGGAAATAGTGGCTTTGAAAAAGGTAAAGATGGAAAAAGAGAGAGAGGGCTTTCCCTTAACTTCTCTGAGGGAGATAAATGTTTTGCTTTCCTTCCACCATCCATCTGTTGTTGATGTAAAGGAGGTAGTGGTAGGAAGCAACTTAGATAGCATATTTATGGTGATGGAATATATGGAACATGATCTAAAAGGACTTATGGAAACCATGAAACAACCCTACAGCCAGAGTGAAGTTAAGTGTCTGATGCTGCAGCTCTTTGAGGGTGTTAAATATCTTCATGACAATTGGGTACTGCACAG GGACTTGAAAACGTCAAATCTTCTTTTAAACAATCGGGGTGAATTGAAGATTTGCGATTTTGGTTTGGCTCGTCAATATGGGAGTCCATTGAAACCTTACACCCTTATGGTGGTCACATTATGGTATAG AGCTCCAGAGCTTCTATTGGGAGCAAAACAGTATTCAACAGCTATTGATATGTGGTCTCTTGGATGTATTATGGCGGAACTTTTGGCAAAGGAACCTTTGTTCAGTGGAAAAAGTGAAATTGATCAACTAGACAAG ATATTTAGGACTCTGGGGACTCCAAATGAAAAAATATGGCCAGATTTTGTCAATTTGCCAGGCGTGAAACGCAACTTTTTAAAGCAACC GTATAATAAACTTCGGGATAAATTTCCACCAACATCATTTTCTGGAAGGCCAACTCTATCAGAAA CTGATTAG
- the LOC131053717 gene encoding cyclin-dependent kinase G-2 isoform X3, translating into MAAGRHGGRRDDEFRDRDSFFVKEMEDNERGRNRDGDRHRDREWENDRVRDRSRDYRPSRARHREKDHRDRNGVYASGYSSSPPRVQGDNNYSHGQASHSKDVEREPGELSSGSVSEDGGGGSWVADHGPGFDAGLGFQSSQSVEVEVRKREQMNSSPPPVQKKRKYSPIVWDLEEKPASPATAQARMVSNNLGSSSAVDGVVFSKVSPTKLPPPPPLPPSLLANSTRPGELMYLNAKITTSPGNRGTTEGSGSRVGAAVAPLKSNSPNKSAGRLFESKGCTPPFLYGGFEDSVSPPSPNRSVPGNDGNEKVDGTSVSYIPMQERRLSSLSEEEREPGQLPDSPKQLEDEEESYLPPTRYISTSRWAEEYNSPRDLKSEDEGLGKRKKQSSSMDSEEGRYSSERSGMNKQGSGQSISPEPGEYTGERLGSSRGKSRSSDEEMGQVVGERDNEKVVRGDELYDQELNERELMDLENSNDSEDVNHDQRPQSESEDEPDSAVPVEPPVPPLRTIDMLQGCRSVDEFERLNKIDEGTYGVVYRAKNKKTGEIVALKKVKMEKEREGFPLTSLREINVLLSFHHPSVVDVKEVVVGSNLDSIFMVMEYMEHDLKGLMETMKQPYSQSEVKCLMLQLFEGVKYLHDNWVLHRDLKTSNLLLNNRGELKICDFGLARQYGSPLKPYTLMVVTLWYRAPELLLGAKQYSTAIDMWSLGCIMAELLAKEPLFSGKSEIDQLDKIFRTLGTPNEKIWPDFVNLPGVKRNFLKQPYNKLRDKFPPTSFSGRPTLSETNNSRGSA; encoded by the exons ATGGCGGCCGGCAGGCATGGCGGCCGCAGAGACGATGAATTCAGGGACAGGGATTCGTTTTTTGTTAAAGAAATGGAGGACAATGAACGGGGCAGGAATCGAGACGGGGACCGCCACCGTGACAGGGAGTGGGAAAATGATAGGGTTAGGGACCGCTCGAGGGACTACAGGCCTTCTAGGGCTCGGCACAGGGAAAAGGATCACAGGGATCGGAACGGGGTTTATGCCTCTGGATACTCTTCCTCGCCGCCTCGTGTTCAGGGTGATAACAATTATAGCCACGGTCAGGCGAGCCACAGCAAGGATGTGGAGAGGGAACCCGGGGAGCTTTCTAGCGGGAGTGTTTCCGAGGACGGCGGTGGTGGCTCTTGGGTTGCTGATCATGGCCCGGGATTTGATGCGGGGTTAGGGTTTCAGTCCAGTCAGTCTGTGGAAGTTGAAGTGCGCAAGCGCGAACAGATGAATAGTAGTCCTCCTCCTGTTCAGAAAAAAAGGAAATATTCTCCAATTGTTTGGGATTTAGAAGAGAAGCCCGCCTCCCCGGCCACTGCGCAGGCGAGGATGGTGAGTAATAATTTAGGGTCCTCTAGTGCTGTAGATGGTGTCGTTTTTTCTAAGGTAAGCCCAACTAAACTTCCTCCGCCCCCTCCGTTACCCCCCTCACTTTTAGCAAATTCTACTCGCCCTGGAGAATTAATGTATCTCAATGCCAAAATTACAACTTCTCCCGGAAACAGGGGCACCACTGAGGGTTCTGGATCAAGAGTAGGAGCTGCTGTTGCCCCCTTAAAAAGCAATTCTCCTAACAAGTCAGCGGGTAGATTATTTGAATCCAAAGGATGTACACCTCCATTCCTCTACGGAGGATTTGAAGATTCCGTTTCTCCCCCCTCACCCAATCGCAGTGTTCCAGGCAATGATGGCAATGAGAAAGTGGATGGTACTAGCGTTAGTTATATCCCCATGCAAGAGCGTCGGCTGTCATCATTGTCAGAGGAGGAAAGAGAGCCTGGGCAGTTGCCCGACAGCCCCAAGCAGCTTGAAGATGAGGAAGAGTCTTACCTCCCACCTACTCGCTATATTTCCACATCGCGGTGGGCAGAGGAGTACAATTCCCCCAGAGATTTGAAATCTGAGGATGAAGGACTAGGAAAGAGGAAAAAACAGTCCAGCAGCATGGACAGTGAAGAGGGAAGGTATTCATCTGAGCGTAGTGGCATGAACAAGCAGGGTAGTGGGCAGAGTATTTCCCCTGAACCTGGTGAATACACAGGGGAGAGATTGGGAAGTTCAAGAGGAAAATCAAGAAGTTCTGATGAAGAAATGGGACAAGTTGTTGGAGAGAGAGATAATGAGAAGGTTGTGAGAGGGGATGAACTTTATGATCAGGAGTTGAATGAGCGAGAGCTTATGGACTTGGAGAACAGTAATGATAGTGAAGATGTCAATCACGATCAACGACCTCAGTCAGAGTCAGAGGATGAACCTGATTCTGCTGTTCCAGTTGAGCCTCCTGTACCGCCGCTACGGACAATTGACATGTTACAGGGTTGCAGAAGTGTTGATGAATTTGAGAGGCTCAATAAGATCGATGAAGGTACTTATGGAGTTGTTTACAGGGCTAAGAATAAGAAAACTGGGGAAATAGTGGCTTTGAAAAAGGTAAAGATGGAAAAAGAGAGAGAGGGCTTTCCCTTAACTTCTCTGAGGGAGATAAATGTTTTGCTTTCCTTCCACCATCCATCTGTTGTTGATGTAAAGGAGGTAGTGGTAGGAAGCAACTTAGATAGCATATTTATGGTGATGGAATATATGGAACATGATCTAAAAGGACTTATGGAAACCATGAAACAACCCTACAGCCAGAGTGAAGTTAAGTGTCTGATGCTGCAGCTCTTTGAGGGTGTTAAATATCTTCATGACAATTGGGTACTGCACAG GGACTTGAAAACGTCAAATCTTCTTTTAAACAATCGGGGTGAATTGAAGATTTGCGATTTTGGTTTGGCTCGTCAATATGGGAGTCCATTGAAACCTTACACCCTTATGGTGGTCACATTATGGTATAG AGCTCCAGAGCTTCTATTGGGAGCAAAACAGTATTCAACAGCTATTGATATGTGGTCTCTTGGATGTATTATGGCGGAACTTTTGGCAAAGGAACCTTTGTTCAGTGGAAAAAGTGAAATTGATCAACTAGACAAG ATATTTAGGACTCTGGGGACTCCAAATGAAAAAATATGGCCAGATTTTGTCAATTTGCCAGGCGTGAAACGCAACTTTTTAAAGCAACC GTATAATAAACTTCGGGATAAATTTCCACCAACATCATTTTCTGGAAGGCCAACTCTATCAGAAA CGAATAACAGCAGAGGAAGCGCTTAA